A genome region from Schlesneria paludicola DSM 18645 includes the following:
- a CDS encoding DUF1501 domain-containing protein, protein MSGRTAKSSQPWSWWNQVPVSRRKLLQLGSLGLGGMGLTLPRLLASDATGGQRLGPSLADNCILLFLNGGPSHLDMWDMKPNAPEGIRGEFQPIATSVVDYQMCEHLPRLARQAHLATIVRSMNHTVNNSHAAAVYASLTGHDRGEQGGGTKSTDHPSLGSIMARLRPTAANVVPHVCLPYMTKEGAGGPPQPGFFGGFLGSSLDPLFVLKDPNAPDFRVPELTLQNEVSADRLTARRRLFETADGSVAQGPSASKEMSRMQARALDLLTSEHTQRAFRLTDESDATRDSYGRNIYGQSTLLARRLVEAGTRIVTISWAPDANATWDTHGSNFATLKNTLLPQFDSACASLVSDLAERGMLERTIVAVLGDFGRTPRINANNGGRDHWNFCYSVMLIGGGFQQGLIHGTSDTTGAFPASHPLVPGDIISTIYAALGVDPTTDIHDLFMRPYRVVPAGEIAPNLLIRRT, encoded by the coding sequence ATGTCAGGTCGCACAGCGAAATCGTCACAGCCCTGGAGTTGGTGGAATCAGGTTCCTGTGTCACGACGGAAGTTGTTGCAACTGGGCAGCCTCGGCCTGGGGGGAATGGGTCTGACACTGCCCCGCCTGCTCGCATCGGATGCCACTGGCGGCCAGCGCCTTGGCCCGTCACTTGCCGACAACTGCATCCTGTTGTTTTTGAACGGCGGTCCCAGCCATCTCGACATGTGGGACATGAAGCCCAACGCACCTGAAGGTATTCGCGGGGAATTTCAGCCCATTGCGACGTCGGTGGTTGACTATCAGATGTGCGAGCATCTGCCGAGGCTGGCTCGACAGGCACACCTTGCCACGATCGTGCGTTCGATGAATCACACGGTCAACAATTCTCACGCCGCTGCCGTTTACGCCTCATTGACGGGACACGATCGTGGGGAACAAGGTGGGGGGACGAAATCGACCGACCACCCGTCGCTCGGCTCCATCATGGCCCGGCTGCGTCCGACCGCAGCGAATGTCGTCCCGCATGTGTGCCTGCCTTACATGACGAAAGAAGGAGCCGGCGGTCCTCCACAGCCAGGATTTTTTGGTGGATTCCTTGGGAGTTCGCTCGACCCTTTGTTCGTTTTGAAAGATCCCAATGCCCCCGATTTCCGTGTTCCAGAACTGACACTTCAGAATGAAGTGTCGGCCGACCGGCTGACCGCTCGTCGGCGATTGTTCGAAACCGCCGACGGGAGCGTCGCACAGGGCCCCTCCGCCAGCAAGGAAATGTCGCGGATGCAGGCTCGCGCCTTGGATCTATTGACGTCCGAACACACGCAACGCGCGTTTCGCCTGACCGACGAATCTGACGCGACACGGGACAGCTACGGTCGCAATATCTATGGTCAAAGTACATTGCTCGCGCGCCGATTAGTCGAAGCCGGAACCCGAATTGTCACGATTTCCTGGGCACCCGATGCAAATGCGACCTGGGATACGCACGGGAGTAATTTCGCGACGCTCAAGAACACGCTGCTTCCCCAATTCGACTCTGCTTGTGCCAGTCTGGTTTCGGACCTTGCCGAACGGGGCATGTTGGAACGCACGATTGTCGCCGTATTGGGCGATTTCGGACGGACGCCACGCATCAATGCCAATAACGGCGGACGCGACCACTGGAACTTCTGCTACAGCGTGATGCTTATCGGGGGGGGATTCCAGCAGGGATTGATCCACGGGACAAGTGATACGACGGGGGCCTTCCCCGCGAGTCATCCCCTGGTTCCCGGCGACATCATTTCGACGATCTATGCCGCGTTGGGAGTCGATCCGACAACCGATATTCATGACCTTTTCATGCGTCCCTATCGCGTCGTTCCCGCGGGTGAAATCGCGCCAAACTTGCTCATACGCCGTACGTAA
- the modB gene encoding molybdate ABC transporter permease subunit: protein MDWNAIGLTIKLAGATTLTLFLIGLPLAYWLAMSHWRGKFLIEAVVALPLILPPTVLGFYLLTAMGPHSLLGATLERWGCGRLVFSFSGILIGSILFNLPFAVRPFTAAFMSMDRRLIEAGWCLGVSRFETFRRVTLPLCWPGILAGLILTFAHTVGEFGVVLMIGGNIPNATRTLSITIYDDVQALNYGSAGRTALFLLLLSFAVLCATQWLVSRRGAPR from the coding sequence GTGGACTGGAATGCCATTGGGCTGACCATAAAGCTGGCAGGAGCAACAACATTGACCCTGTTTTTGATCGGCTTGCCCCTCGCATACTGGCTCGCGATGTCACACTGGCGTGGTAAGTTTCTCATTGAAGCCGTGGTGGCGCTTCCTCTGATCTTGCCGCCTACGGTTCTGGGGTTTTACCTGCTTACTGCGATGGGACCTCACAGCCTGCTCGGCGCAACCCTTGAACGATGGGGATGCGGACGATTGGTATTTTCCTTCAGTGGAATCCTGATCGGTTCGATTCTGTTCAACCTGCCGTTTGCCGTCCGTCCGTTCACCGCGGCGTTCATGAGCATGGATCGGCGACTCATTGAGGCCGGATGGTGCTTGGGAGTTTCACGGTTCGAGACATTCCGCCGCGTGACATTGCCGCTTTGCTGGCCCGGGATCCTGGCTGGACTGATCCTCACCTTCGCACACACCGTCGGTGAGTTCGGTGTCGTCCTCATGATCGGGGGGAATATCCCTAATGCGACACGCACATTGTCGATTACGATTTATGACGATGTGCAGGCCCTCAATTACGGCAGTGCCGGACGAACGGCGCTCTTCCTATTGCTGCTGTCTTTCGCCGTGCTATGCGCCACGCAGTGGCTGGTGAGTCGTCGAGGAGCACCCCGATGA
- a CDS encoding ABC transporter ATP-binding protein yields the protein MTAELIAHFVKRFRGGPEIRIDFRQLTEGDSVTALFGPSGCGKTTLLRCLAGLTHPDEGMITFNDQVWFSSRSQIARSPQQRDIGFLFQDYALFPHLTVAANIAFGIQADPESTQKHRIGEMLDLFNLQGLDQRFPRQLSGGQQQRVALARTVARRPQLLLLDEPLSALDSLLRDQLRTELRRILNALGMPTIIVTHDRMEAISLADRVALMDAGSIAQIGSVQDVFTRPQNVALARLVGVETVVSGEIVSINEGLSVVHVGLAHLMAVARPEATRQVYVCIKGEDVTLQKEEPTFSSVRNHLPGTILSLTPEGPLVRVVVNCGFELTSLITRPACEELQLTPGDSIVALLKAPAIHLIPRSSQPATTSS from the coding sequence ATGACGGCGGAGTTGATCGCACATTTCGTCAAGCGTTTTCGCGGTGGACCAGAAATTCGGATCGACTTCCGTCAGTTGACAGAGGGTGATTCTGTCACGGCACTCTTCGGTCCGTCGGGATGCGGTAAGACGACCTTACTGCGGTGCCTGGCCGGGCTGACACACCCCGACGAAGGAATGATCACTTTCAATGATCAAGTCTGGTTCTCAAGCCGTAGCCAGATCGCCCGTTCGCCGCAACAGCGGGATATTGGCTTCCTATTTCAAGACTATGCGCTATTTCCGCACCTGACCGTCGCAGCGAACATCGCGTTCGGAATTCAGGCGGATCCAGAATCGACACAAAAACACCGCATCGGCGAAATGCTCGATCTGTTTAATCTACAAGGATTGGACCAGCGTTTCCCGCGTCAACTATCAGGCGGTCAACAGCAACGTGTCGCCTTGGCACGGACAGTCGCGCGGCGCCCGCAATTGCTGCTGCTTGACGAGCCGCTGTCTGCGTTGGATTCGCTGCTGCGAGACCAGCTCCGAACTGAGCTGCGACGAATTTTGAATGCCCTGGGGATGCCGACCATCATCGTCACACACGACCGAATGGAAGCCATCTCACTCGCGGATCGCGTGGCGCTCATGGACGCCGGCTCGATTGCACAGATCGGTTCGGTTCAGGACGTGTTTACCCGTCCCCAAAACGTGGCGCTGGCGCGCCTGGTCGGCGTCGAAACTGTTGTTTCGGGCGAGATTGTCAGTATCAATGAAGGCCTGTCGGTTGTGCATGTGGGGCTGGCACATTTGATGGCCGTCGCGCGGCCAGAAGCCACAAGGCAAGTTTATGTGTGCATCAAAGGTGAGGATGTGACACTGCAAAAAGAGGAACCCACCTTTAGCAGCGTTCGCAATCATCTGCCGGGAACGATTCTGTCATTGACGCCCGAAGGGCCCTTGGTCCGCGTCGTCGTCAATTGCGGATTCGAACTCACGTCGTTGATCACGCGGCCGGCCTGTGAAGAGCTGCAATTGACCCCCGGCGATTCGATCGTGGCACTTCTGAAAGCCCCTGCGATTCACCTGATTCCACGATCGAGTCAGCCAGCGACCACATCGTCTTAA
- a CDS encoding outer membrane protein assembly factor BamB family protein, with amino-acid sequence MIRNILLTACLGAVSSTGFAAGPEWPQFRGPNGSGIAVGAKPPVTFGPDQNVKWKVPVPSGASSPVIVGDKLYLTAFDEGKLFTIAYSTTNGRELWRAEAPAKAIEAYHKTEGSPAASSVATDGKTVVAYFGSCGLFAYDLTGKELWKYELPMAKTAADFGTGVSPLLVDGLVVLQRDEMNQPQIVVLDAATGRPKWEVKRPPATSYCTPAVWDTAGGKQIVCGGYGRMVSYDLQTGEEKWSVAGMPSATCTTPVVGDGMLYFSGWSPGDAEDSEFKFPKFDDLLESGDVNKDGQVSRDESEKTFLKGFFDSNDTDKNGQLTREEWDAIIKYMSAGKNSVFAVKAGGHGDITKTHVAWKKTKGMPYVPSAILVGGQYFMVKDGGLCTAYDAVTGKEIYVQKRAVAAGRYYASPVSANGNVYVVSLDDGTFTVLKAGTDQPEVVAENPKLDEKTSATPAIVGDTIYVRTANHLWAFAETR; translated from the coding sequence ATGATTCGCAACATTCTTTTGACGGCGTGTTTAGGAGCCGTTTCTTCGACGGGGTTCGCAGCGGGACCTGAATGGCCTCAGTTTCGAGGGCCAAATGGTTCGGGAATTGCCGTCGGAGCGAAGCCTCCTGTCACATTCGGACCGGACCAAAATGTGAAATGGAAGGTGCCGGTGCCATCTGGCGCATCGTCTCCTGTGATCGTCGGCGACAAACTTTATCTGACCGCCTTTGATGAAGGTAAGCTCTTCACCATTGCCTACTCCACCACAAACGGTCGAGAGCTTTGGCGTGCCGAAGCGCCTGCCAAGGCGATCGAAGCGTACCACAAAACCGAGGGAAGTCCTGCGGCGTCGTCGGTCGCGACCGATGGCAAGACCGTCGTCGCTTATTTTGGGTCGTGTGGCCTCTTCGCCTACGACCTGACTGGAAAAGAGCTCTGGAAATATGAATTACCGATGGCCAAAACGGCCGCAGACTTCGGCACAGGTGTCTCGCCTCTCCTCGTCGATGGACTCGTCGTTCTTCAGCGCGACGAGATGAATCAACCACAAATCGTTGTGCTCGATGCGGCGACGGGGCGGCCGAAGTGGGAAGTCAAGCGACCGCCCGCCACGAGTTATTGCACGCCGGCCGTCTGGGATACCGCAGGGGGAAAGCAGATCGTGTGCGGCGGATATGGCCGCATGGTGAGCTATGACTTGCAGACAGGGGAAGAAAAATGGAGTGTCGCGGGAATGCCCTCGGCAACCTGCACCACGCCCGTTGTCGGCGATGGAATGCTCTACTTTTCCGGTTGGTCTCCAGGCGATGCCGAAGACAGTGAATTCAAGTTCCCGAAATTCGACGACCTTTTGGAATCGGGAGACGTCAACAAGGACGGGCAGGTCTCCCGCGACGAGAGCGAAAAGACATTTCTGAAAGGTTTCTTTGACAGCAACGACACCGACAAGAATGGCCAGCTCACCCGGGAAGAATGGGATGCGATCATCAAGTACATGTCGGCCGGAAAGAACTCCGTCTTTGCGGTCAAGGCAGGTGGTCACGGCGATATCACGAAGACGCATGTGGCGTGGAAAAAGACGAAAGGAATGCCCTACGTTCCGAGCGCAATCCTCGTCGGCGGCCAATATTTCATGGTGAAAGACGGAGGACTCTGTACAGCGTACGACGCAGTCACTGGCAAGGAGATCTACGTCCAGAAACGCGCCGTGGCGGCCGGCCGCTATTATGCTTCACCCGTATCCGCCAATGGCAACGTCTATGTCGTATCGCTCGACGACGGAACGTTCACCGTATTGAAAGCCGGAACCGATCAACCTGAAGTCGTCGCCGAAAACCCCAAACTCGACGAAAAGACCAGCGCGACGCCCGCAATCGTCGGCGATACGATTTACGTCCGCACCGCGAATCACCTTTGGGCTTTTGCAGAGACGCGATAA
- a CDS encoding nuclear transport factor 2 family protein, whose translation MPDLPSPKVELLRAAYAAFNNRDLEAAFATMAPDVEWPRAFKGGVVRGHQEVRAYWTEQWSQIDPHVEPVSFHSESPAHILVDVHQVVRSLDGDLLGDEHVAHRFTIENGLIQSMEVCQLPPSNHDV comes from the coding sequence ATGCCAGACCTACCTTCGCCGAAAGTCGAGTTGCTCCGCGCGGCGTATGCTGCGTTCAACAATCGCGACCTCGAGGCCGCCTTCGCCACCATGGCCCCAGACGTGGAATGGCCGCGGGCGTTCAAGGGGGGCGTTGTCCGCGGCCATCAAGAAGTCCGAGCCTACTGGACGGAGCAGTGGTCACAGATTGACCCGCACGTCGAGCCGGTGTCCTTTCATTCAGAGAGTCCCGCCCACATCTTGGTCGATGTACATCAAGTCGTCCGTAGCCTTGATGGGGATCTTCTAGGTGATGAACACGTTGCCCACCGGTTCACGATCGAAAACGGCTTAATTCAATCCATGGAAGTCTGCCAACTTCCGCCGTCGAATCACGACGTTTAA
- a CDS encoding GntR family transcriptional regulator, whose protein sequence is MASSRQQATQSDQIAGEIRMDILCGRMAEGLRLTEASLTERFGVGRGPVREAVRSLAFQGLVETRPNCGAVVAPEAPKMIRAVIVPLRRTLEVYALREIYDDLTDDDFQQWEAILEEMRRACESEDLHGIAEQDIAFHRFLLSRLNQPDLMAIWELLVGRIRSHFRRVQRRRCRSMMEIHDEHRLILDSFRAGTLEESMRLLKEKID, encoded by the coding sequence ATGGCTTCATCGCGGCAACAGGCGACGCAGTCCGATCAGATTGCGGGTGAAATTCGGATGGATATTCTCTGTGGCCGCATGGCCGAGGGGCTTCGTTTGACGGAAGCTTCTCTCACTGAGCGGTTCGGCGTTGGTCGTGGCCCCGTGCGCGAGGCAGTGCGATCGCTCGCGTTTCAGGGGCTCGTGGAAACTCGTCCGAACTGTGGCGCCGTTGTGGCCCCTGAGGCGCCCAAGATGATTCGGGCAGTCATTGTCCCCCTACGTCGAACGCTCGAAGTTTATGCGCTCCGAGAAATTTATGATGATTTGACGGACGATGACTTCCAGCAGTGGGAAGCCATTCTCGAAGAGATGCGGCGGGCATGTGAGTCGGAAGATCTACACGGCATCGCCGAGCAGGACATCGCCTTTCATCGCTTTCTTCTGTCGCGCCTTAATCAGCCGGACCTAATGGCGATCTGGGAACTTTTGGTTGGCCGAATCCGTTCGCACTTTCGTCGCGTGCAGCGTCGACGCTGTCGGTCTATGATGGAGATTCACGACGAACATCGGCTGATTCTCGATTCGTTTCGTGCGGGAACGCTTGAAGAATCAATGCGACTGCTAAAAGAGAAGATTGATTAG
- a CDS encoding PSD1 and planctomycete cytochrome C domain-containing protein — translation MNEVALIVLLSIVCGIQGTAEEVPDNAVGSQADVEFFESSVRPLLVDICGSCHGATKQWAGLRLDSRAHILAGGDSGPAVVPGDLEKSLLISAVRRTGDYQMPPDKPLTAEQVVTLERWVKLGAPWPAASPSDMAKRDPLKTHWAFQPISNPVPPATTNPEWSQTPVDAFILAKLTSVNLAPSSPADRESLIRRVTFDLLGLPPTHGEVEAFVSDTDPKAYEVLVERLLRSTQYGEQWGRKWLDLARYSDTRGYFYGWEMSRYVHAPAYRDWVINAFNTDMPYDRFLLLQIAADQVASDDPSAQLGMGFLTIGRRFLGNDHDIIDDRIDVVGRTTMGLTFGCARCHDHKYDPIPAADYYSLYGIFHNSVEQLTVGPVPPGQLGDAFEKDLRVKQDQLSQAVQQKRDAIETRARANVAGYLVAQLSPEQYPNIPFSQILGPADLFPVYVERWEEYLRREATKKNPLFVPWHRFAALSKDEFESSAESVLHELRQLGSKEVSPLVMELFSTAPKSMKDVAERYGTLLAKINQEWQTLAAANDASKSALPGALPNPEHEAIRQVLYGTGSPFTIPNVYLTAIGPYFTTGELIEIWKFQNELETTLLNSNAAAAFTVRMIDRQPEFFEEPRIFRRGNPLNKGHDVPRQSPKIIAGSNRQPYQRGSGRLELAQQIASPENPLTARVWVNRIWQNHFDSGLVATPSDFGTRATRPEHLELLDWLSRQLIQKGWSTKAIHREIVLSSTYRQNSLGPADRLIRQRAAEIDPDNRLYWRKNPHRLTFEEFRDSLLAVSGDLDPQQGGQGTPLFSEGDTNHRRTLYSFIDREKLSSVYRVFDFANPDLHVPTRSETTVSQQALFEMNHPFVATRARRLAARLESLANLSPEARVEKLFEAVYQRAATPEERAAALQFVASAQLDPLPPPTPEQAAWQYGYGAISEAGDGIRDFKPLPHFNGTAWQGGGQWPDPQLGWVRLTADGGHPGNDLNHAAIRRWTAAKDGILVVECDVRHEPAEGKGIRGSIIANQNKVLEQFTLLTSSRKIQNSAVSVHAGDTLDFVVDFNGALNSNQYLWTVSIRETSATSGTPRGWNSTSDFAGTPLSPPLKPWEQLAQVLLLSNEFRFVD, via the coding sequence ATGAACGAAGTCGCCCTGATCGTCCTGCTGTCAATCGTCTGTGGTATTCAGGGGACTGCGGAGGAAGTCCCTGATAATGCGGTCGGATCTCAGGCCGATGTTGAGTTCTTTGAGTCGTCCGTCCGTCCACTTCTCGTGGACATTTGCGGTTCCTGTCATGGCGCAACGAAGCAGTGGGCCGGCTTGCGGCTCGATTCGCGTGCCCACATTCTCGCAGGTGGAGACTCTGGACCTGCGGTTGTCCCAGGCGATCTTGAAAAGAGCCTGCTGATCTCCGCGGTTCGCCGCACTGGAGACTATCAAATGCCGCCGGATAAACCTTTGACCGCCGAACAGGTAGTCACCCTCGAAAGGTGGGTGAAACTCGGTGCGCCGTGGCCGGCCGCCTCGCCATCCGACATGGCGAAGCGCGATCCACTAAAGACCCATTGGGCATTTCAACCAATTTCCAATCCCGTACCGCCTGCCACAACGAATCCCGAATGGAGTCAGACGCCCGTCGATGCATTCATCCTTGCAAAACTGACGAGCGTAAATCTGGCTCCTTCATCCCCGGCAGACCGCGAGTCGCTGATTCGTCGCGTCACCTTTGATCTGCTCGGCTTGCCACCCACGCATGGCGAGGTTGAGGCCTTTGTGAGTGATACCGATCCCAAAGCGTATGAAGTCCTGGTCGAGCGTTTGCTGCGCTCGACGCAGTATGGTGAACAGTGGGGACGAAAATGGCTTGATCTGGCTCGGTATTCCGACACGAGAGGCTATTTCTATGGCTGGGAGATGTCCCGATATGTTCACGCTCCAGCGTATCGAGACTGGGTCATCAACGCGTTCAACACGGACATGCCCTATGATCGCTTTCTGTTGCTGCAGATTGCTGCGGACCAAGTCGCCTCCGATGACCCGTCCGCCCAATTGGGAATGGGATTCCTGACCATTGGTCGAAGGTTTCTGGGCAACGATCACGACATTATCGACGACCGAATTGACGTGGTTGGCCGTACGACCATGGGACTCACCTTTGGTTGCGCTCGCTGCCATGACCACAAGTACGATCCCATTCCGGCCGCTGATTACTATTCTCTGTACGGGATCTTTCACAACAGTGTCGAGCAACTGACGGTGGGGCCCGTTCCGCCCGGCCAGTTGGGCGACGCGTTCGAAAAGGATTTGCGAGTCAAGCAAGACCAGTTGAGTCAGGCCGTTCAACAAAAACGCGATGCCATCGAAACGCGTGCACGAGCGAACGTGGCTGGCTACCTGGTCGCGCAACTGTCGCCGGAGCAATACCCCAATATTCCGTTCTCGCAAATCCTGGGTCCAGCGGATCTTTTCCCGGTTTACGTCGAGCGGTGGGAAGAGTATCTCCGGCGGGAGGCGACAAAAAAGAACCCCCTCTTTGTCCCGTGGCACCGATTCGCCGCATTGAGCAAAGACGAGTTTGAGTCCTCGGCGGAAAGCGTTTTGCATGAATTGCGGCAGCTCGGATCGAAAGAGGTTTCGCCGCTGGTGATGGAATTGTTTTCTACGGCTCCAAAATCCATGAAGGATGTCGCGGAACGATATGGGACCCTTCTGGCGAAGATCAATCAAGAATGGCAAACCCTGGCTGCTGCCAACGACGCATCCAAGAGCGCACTTCCCGGTGCCTTGCCCAATCCTGAGCACGAAGCAATCCGGCAGGTTCTGTACGGAACGGGGTCGCCATTTACGATCCCCAACGTCTACCTGACGGCGATTGGCCCGTACTTCACGACCGGTGAGCTGATCGAGATTTGGAAGTTTCAAAACGAACTGGAAACAACGCTGTTGAATTCCAACGCGGCCGCTGCTTTCACCGTGCGGATGATTGATCGACAGCCAGAATTTTTTGAAGAGCCTCGCATTTTTCGTCGTGGCAATCCACTCAACAAGGGGCACGATGTGCCTCGCCAGTCTCCCAAGATCATCGCTGGCTCAAACCGGCAACCATATCAACGGGGAAGTGGGCGGCTGGAGCTCGCACAACAAATCGCCTCGCCAGAGAATCCACTCACAGCGCGCGTTTGGGTCAATCGCATCTGGCAGAACCATTTCGACTCGGGCCTGGTCGCCACTCCCAGTGACTTTGGAACACGCGCCACTCGACCGGAACATCTGGAACTACTGGATTGGCTGTCGCGCCAACTGATCCAGAAGGGGTGGAGCACCAAAGCCATCCACCGGGAAATCGTGCTCTCTTCAACGTATCGTCAAAATTCCTTGGGGCCAGCGGATCGGTTGATCAGGCAGCGGGCCGCGGAGATCGATCCAGACAATCGGTTGTACTGGAGGAAGAATCCACACCGACTGACGTTTGAAGAATTCCGGGATTCTCTACTGGCAGTGTCCGGTGATCTCGATCCGCAACAAGGTGGACAAGGAACACCGTTGTTTTCAGAGGGGGACACGAATCACCGTCGCACACTTTACAGCTTCATTGACCGCGAAAAGCTTTCCAGCGTTTATCGTGTCTTCGACTTCGCCAATCCCGATCTACACGTTCCCACTCGATCCGAGACTACGGTGTCGCAGCAGGCGCTGTTCGAGATGAATCATCCCTTCGTAGCCACTCGAGCACGCCGTCTCGCGGCGCGACTCGAGTCACTCGCAAATCTGTCGCCAGAGGCACGTGTCGAGAAGTTATTCGAAGCGGTTTATCAACGGGCGGCTACGCCGGAAGAACGAGCCGCGGCGCTGCAATTTGTTGCAAGCGCCCAACTTGATCCATTACCACCACCTACTCCCGAGCAAGCGGCCTGGCAATATGGTTACGGAGCCATCAGCGAAGCGGGAGATGGAATTCGCGATTTCAAACCGTTACCCCACTTCAATGGAACGGCCTGGCAAGGCGGTGGCCAATGGCCAGATCCACAACTGGGTTGGGTGCGATTGACCGCTGATGGAGGGCATCCTGGAAATGATCTGAATCATGCCGCCATTCGTCGCTGGACCGCGGCAAAGGACGGAATCCTTGTTGTCGAATGTGACGTACGGCATGAGCCTGCGGAAGGAAAAGGAATTCGCGGATCGATCATCGCGAATCAGAACAAGGTTTTAGAACAATTCACGCTCCTCACTTCGTCCAGAAAAATCCAGAATTCGGCCGTTTCCGTGCATGCCGGTGACACGCTGGATTTCGTCGTTGATTTCAACGGGGCTTTGAACAGCAATCAATACTTGTGGACCGTTTCGATTCGTGAAACCTCTGCGACAAGTGGAACCCCACGAGGTTGGAATTCCACCAGCGATTTCGCCGGGACTCCGCTGTCGCCGCCGTTGAAGCCATGGGAACAATTGGCCCAAGTATTACTGCTCTCGAATGAATTCCGGTTCGTGGATTGA
- a CDS encoding DUF1501 domain-containing protein, whose product MPESQAFKGISIMRSVAEETSMFSRRLMLGQCGMGLGTLGLAGLMSQPGALAATNSADANNNKTPHFPGTAKRVIHFFLNGGPSHVDTFDPKPLLKKYDGQAIPVNLATERKTGAAFASPFAFRKYGQSGIEVSELFARTAEHIDDIAVIRSMYAQVPNHEPSLMLMNCGDSVLSRPSVGAWVLYGLGSENQNLPGFIAMCPNGLPIKSGENWGAGFLPGTYQGTYVDPQFQKIDQLIENIRSRHASTQTQRRQLDLLRSLNEAHQSRRDDNRLDARIQSFELAFRMQMEATDAFDIAQEPQHIQEMYGNGVQARQTLIARRLLERGVRYVQLWHGAGQPWDDHSNLAGHHRTLAGDIDQPIAALLTDLKRRGMLEDTLVLWGGEFGRTPTVELTGGDKSTLGRDHNHYGFTVWMAGGGIRGGTTYGATDEFGFKAVEKPTSVHDLHATMLYLLGFDHEKLTYRYAGRDFRLTDVHGQVLRDILS is encoded by the coding sequence ATGCCCGAATCACAGGCTTTCAAGGGAATTTCGATCATGCGTTCCGTTGCCGAAGAGACATCCATGTTCAGCCGCCGTTTGATGCTGGGGCAATGTGGCATGGGACTGGGCACGCTGGGGCTGGCAGGGCTAATGAGCCAGCCGGGGGCTCTGGCGGCGACGAATTCCGCGGATGCCAATAACAACAAAACGCCGCATTTTCCTGGGACCGCGAAACGCGTCATCCACTTCTTTCTGAATGGTGGTCCGTCGCACGTCGACACCTTTGACCCCAAACCGCTGCTCAAGAAGTACGACGGACAAGCCATCCCGGTCAATCTGGCGACCGAACGAAAAACTGGAGCGGCCTTTGCATCGCCGTTTGCCTTTAGAAAGTATGGTCAAAGCGGCATTGAAGTCAGCGAGCTTTTCGCTCGAACGGCCGAACACATTGACGACATCGCGGTGATTCGCTCAATGTATGCCCAGGTTCCCAATCACGAACCTTCGCTGATGTTGATGAATTGCGGTGATTCGGTTCTGTCGAGACCCAGTGTGGGAGCCTGGGTTCTGTACGGATTGGGATCCGAGAACCAGAATTTGCCGGGGTTTATCGCAATGTGCCCCAATGGACTTCCAATCAAAAGTGGAGAGAATTGGGGGGCGGGCTTCCTCCCGGGAACCTATCAAGGAACCTATGTCGATCCCCAGTTCCAGAAGATCGACCAGTTGATTGAAAACATCCGCAGCCGCCACGCGTCCACGCAAACTCAACGCCGCCAACTTGACTTGCTGCGATCATTGAACGAGGCTCATCAATCCCGCCGAGACGACAATCGGTTGGATGCACGCATTCAGTCTTTTGAATTGGCGTTCCGGATGCAGATGGAAGCAACGGATGCGTTCGACATCGCACAGGAACCCCAACATATCCAAGAGATGTACGGCAACGGGGTACAGGCGCGGCAAACGCTGATCGCACGGCGATTACTGGAACGTGGAGTGCGTTATGTTCAGCTCTGGCACGGAGCCGGCCAACCGTGGGACGACCATAGTAACCTGGCTGGACATCACCGGACCCTCGCAGGGGATATCGATCAACCCATCGCGGCATTACTGACGGACCTCAAGCGACGCGGCATGCTGGAAGATACTCTTGTCCTTTGGGGCGGCGAATTTGGCAGAACCCCCACGGTCGAATTGACGGGGGGAGACAAGTCGACGCTGGGGAGGGACCACAATCATTACGGGTTCACCGTCTGGATGGCCGGGGGCGGAATTCGCGGTGGGACTACGTATGGAGCTACTGACGAATTCGGATTCAAAGCGGTCGAGAAGCCCACATCGGTGCATGACTTGCATGCCACGATGCTGTACCTCTTGGGGTTTGACCATGAAAAGCTAACCTATCGCTATGCTGGCCGAGACTTCCGCTTGACCGACGTTCATGGCCAGGTTCTGCGAGACATTCTGTCGTGA